One Vicia villosa cultivar HV-30 ecotype Madison, WI linkage group LG5, Vvil1.0, whole genome shotgun sequence genomic window, GTTAATGTTATGAGCCCATTCAAGACTGTCTCTCTCAGGATCACTGAAACACAAATTGTAAAGAATAACACTGCTATTAAGCAAAGATTTTAGAAAACAGGGGAATCCATTTATTATATTACAACATGCATGCAAATTATACTTACCTGCTTGATGGAGAAGGGACGAATGGAACTCCCCACTTCACCATATCagaattaaattttataaggacctCAATTCTGATGCATTATGACAAAAAATTCTATATATAGATAGATAGTGATAACCCTTATTTTTTGGGCCAGACAACACTGATGGGCCTACATTTTTTATATGTACAAATATCCAGCATGTTTGGTAAACGAGttttaacaacaaaaaattaattattgcaaTTTTTTTAGTAGTTAGTAGATGTTACAAATCAGACCTTTAAATATACATGACACTATATTTCCTTCCATACATTTAATAAATATGTTTGCCTACATAAATTGAAGTTGCTATATATATAAGCTGATTGTATAATATGTATTCTTTATAAAGTGTAATTTGGTTTTAACATGGTAAATTGTTTATCAAacaaaatttcttaaaaaaacatttcatatataattcatgtaaataaactATTTTAACACACATGATCCAATCATGATGGCCAATGTAAAGGAGCAACCATGAAGTATGTAGAACACAAGGATTTGCAAAACATATAACCATTCAAAATTTAGCATGTGCCATAATAGTAGTCTTGATAAAGTCATTCAACATTAGAGCAAAGTACCAACCCATAGGGGAAACAAAAAACATTGTTCAGATAAGTTATAAAAGTCACCACCAGATACAAAAAATTCAAAGACTTTGGTCTTTGAAACTACTTCAACAACAGACAAAAAAAGCAAAGTACTTCCACCACCTTTCAACAGCCCCATCACTTCTTCTTCATCGTAACATAAATGAAAGTGCCATGTCTCGCCAACTGACAAGTCAGTGTGTCGCCTTTCTTGAACCCCTTGGTCTTCACATAGTCGTACCATCCTTTAGTCATGTATTTCTCAGCCGGACTCGGAGCCCCGTTGCGGTATGCCGTCTTCACAGTACACTTGAATTGTTGTTTCAAATCACAATCTCTAATAGTTACCTCCTTCTGATTACTTGCCAAGCAGTCTATTGCTATCTGCTTAGGGAAatgctgcaacaacacaaattttCATTGAATAAACACTTGAGATCTGCAAAGTATTAAAATATGAGGTCGATTTTCAGTATGCTTACCTGGACATTATCCTTTTTTACTCTTGAATTCTTTATAGCAATATCCCAGCAGTATGTTGGCTTTCCTCCCCACATTCTTATCCTAACATTTGAAACATTTTTCCCCTTCTTCGCAAGTTTCATTGTGCTCCTCTCACTCCCATCTGTAACAGATCTTAAGTTGGCAGTCCTTCCAAGATTTTTGCTATTACTCCTCCTCTCAACTTCAGCTGCTTTCTTCCCAACTGTTTTATCAACAACAGTTTTTGACTTCTCAGTTTTTTTGTTAGTCTGTACATTATCGTTCGCAGAGACAAGGGGGACATCAACTTCTTCAAGCTTCACACTACTCATAGGAACAACAGTATTGTTGACATTTGGAACAACTGCAGGGACATTGTTGCAAGTTTCTGCAAATCTAACAGATTTCTTAGAATTTGCTTTACCCTTTCTCACCGACCTGACAGATGATTGTGAAGCTGAGCCATCTTCAACCTCACCTACGAGTTTTTGAATTTCGTTCATTGCTTCCTCCTCACTGAAAGAAAAATTATAGTTGCATGAGCACATTATTAATCCCAAATACGGATTAACACCCCAAATATACCATGTACAGGGAATATTTGAAAGATTAACaactttaaaattatatataacacCACACTATTGACCCAGAATAAAACACCTATGCTTCATAGATTAACAGAATCAGGCAAACAAAAATTGCAATACAACTTGACCCCCCACAACGTTTCGAGGACCTGATCTGGGAAATATTAAACAGTAAACTCCATTCACATCATGATCTTTTAATCAAACAAATCTATTTTAGCATGCAtcagaaataaaaaaaaaccctaaaacctaactaGATCGCACATGAACTTTATgccaaaacaaataaattaaataggaaTTCATGTATCTAACCTGATaacttcttcttcctcatctggAAACCACCCATACGCTGGCTTTCTTCCAAACCTCATCGTCGAAGACTGTTGCTATCTCCAGAAGTGATGTAAGTGTTTTGATAAAGACTGGAATGAGAAGGAGAGAAGTTGTGTAATGTAAACAGTTCAAAATATGTTATAACTCAACTTTGCacgtttcctttttcttttccctAGACTTATTCAGTAAATGACCCCTATCTCAATCAATAATGACTGTTACCTATGATCCCCCGTGTAACCAAAACATTTACTAATTAATTTGAAAACAACACTTTGTAGTCTAACGAAAAGAAAGCCATTTAATTTATCTCTATCTCTTAAATCTAAACATACATGCATATACTTTTTTTAAACTCTACCTATTCCATGCAGTACACGTTAGTTTTATTTAGatttcctttgttttttttattacttaCTCTTTTCTAATTTTTGCTGTGTTTtaaaaaacataacattatatattttttattaaaatccaCTTTTTAGGAACAAAAAATAGTTTCTATCAATCCTACtttatttcaaaaatttattttttaaaatcacatttaataaatcaaaccaatgttataataattaaaaatttatgtaAATATTTGTAGATAAAtattcaatatatgattattgtcaAGATGTTGGTTTCAACTCACACATCTATTgtaaattaattactaaatagtttaataaaataatattttataatattacttAGCTTATTCATCCCACTAATTTTAAAATCCTATGGAAATAAATTTCAACaacctatttttattatttttcaacacTTTGTGacatattaaaaaaacaataggaatttatatatcttttcttATACATAATTAACTCAGTTATAATTCATGTTACAATATTTTTTACACATATTGACATCCTTATGTGTGTTTATCAACATATATATTATTCATAATTTAAAGTTTATGCAAATAATAGTTGATAAATAATCCATATataattcttttaaaaatattaattacacAAAAGAATATCTTTTACTAAGAAAAGTTGACAAGTTGTTTTTTTTCCACTCgcctattaaataaaaattaattttacaatcTAATATGAAATTTATAGTTTCTAATATTACTTTGCTTATTGATCccactaattttaatattatacaaAACATTTTTATTACTATTCTTCAACACTTACTAATATGTTTCAAAAACATTGGgaagttatatatatatttgtatacaTACTTAACTAAACTATAATACATGTTTCAAGATTTATTAGCCATACTGATATGCTTATGTGcatatttcaatatatatatcAGAGTTCCCATTCTCCTATTAACTTGAAGTTTATGTtgaaaaataagtaaaatattaaacataaccAAATTATACTAACAGGAGTACATAAATGATAATTTTAAACCATGCTCATCCATTTGATTTTCACCACATTGTTGCAAAGCATATGACTATTATATTGCAATTATAGAGTAGCAAGGATAACATTAGCTGTTTCAATCCAAAGAAAACTGATGAATAACAAACACAAAAAGTCTTAAACATAACATTAATCCACATACaactgaaatagaaaaaaaaaaaagcccaACAACATCATCCAAAACAATCTACTGTTCTTCCAAAACTTTGCACTTCTTCATTCACCATAGCCATCAATACCCAACAACACATATTCTTTAACCCTGCAATACAACAGAATGATAATTTTTCTGTTAACTTTCAGAAACATACAATGACAGCAACAAATAATTTAACACGTAAAACATATATCTAACCATTCTTTTCAGCTTCTCCACCAACTCTGTCCATATCATCCATTCTCTGTCATTTAAACAACATACACAGACTTAATgcttaaatttaaattgaattcaTATAACCTAATAGCATGCCTTTTCGGAAAATCGGATAATAACATTCTTATACCTTTCATTTTCAAAGAAAAAATTCCCAATATACACTGAGTTCGATATTTCTATCATTCTGGGGTTTATCTCCAGTCCAACACTTCCCAGAACATCCGTTAAAAAATCCACGTCTTCAAGTACAGCGAACCTCAAGCCACCCCTCAATTCCTGATGCTTCCCCGACCACCTGATTCCAAGCATCTCATCCTGCCACACCCCTGCTATGTTCTGAATCTTACTTCCCCTTTGCCAGGCGCATGCAACACCATCCATCACATGCAAAGCCCACTCAGTGCACAACTTGGTAATCCGCTCTTTCTTCGTCTTCAAACTCATCCGCAACATCTTCGATCTTTGCTTCATCCTCCTTTTAATCGCCAATCGTTTGACTGGGTCTTGAACAACAAAAAATTTCATAGTTCtgcaaaatcagaaaaaataatgAACAAAAGTGACATTTCATAACAAACAAACGAAACAATGAGATTCGATTACAGAAAAAAAAGAACGAAGAGTACCTGCAAGCCTTTGCAACTTGGGAGAagctacccattttgtgaaatctCCAACTCACGGATTAGGTTTCAGGATTTGGTACTTGAAGAGTGGAAAAAAACTGTGTCCTTTGTACTATATATACTCAAACTCCCATTACCTGTTAGACTTCCTTTCAGTAGGTAAACGTGCACAAGTTTTTGGAAACTGTTGAAATGCCTTTTTCTGTACATGCAGAAGTAAATTTAATTATATCtttttaatagtaataattaaTTTCACACCATAATCTAAAAGTCAAATGATTTTATTGGGTGGGAAAATAATtgattgatttatatttattatataatgtaaTACAAATACTTAATTATTTCGTTGCATAGATTATTAAACATGTTAGTGCATCAAACATGACTTTATATTTATagcaaaaaacaaattaaaaatacctatttaaatttatattgaatttttaattATCATCGAATAaattgtttatcttaattaatatattattttatataaatcgtTAAccgtaattttttttgtttaatgtttattcctaccgactttacgtgacccgctATTTCACATTAGTACATCATTTCTACAGTATctaaaactttatttatttaattgtttttataataattatttatttataatactaTGAACTTTTTTATCCAATTTTAATATCAtattgaaaacaaataaaaatttatacaTTAAATTAATATGGATATGCTAATTATTATTTacgaattttttttgtttaattattataacttttattagaattctttaaccataaacatattaaatatattaaatatttataccgactttacgtgacccgtgcgagcgcacgggtcctttactagtttaaTAACATAACAATTTAATCAAAATGCCACGCGAGCAAATTCAACTAAAGATTCCATGCCACATGGCCAGAAGGGGGCAGCAATGAGAGAATCTACATAAGTTAAGGGggtgattaaaaaaatatatagggGGCTAAATGGAAactcgctaatattacagggggatttatatatttaacccttgtTTTTAAGTTACTTGTGTTGTGTCACATGACTAATTAATGAATTTTTGTTACATaacaatacaaaattattttacacaaTGCACTGTCTTTAATCTCTTAAAGTTTCATATTTTTTTCGGTAATTCAAGAGTTGGGATATGTCTAAAAAAATTACTTTACCTATATTTTGAAGACAAATTAGCTTAAGTACTTGTAATTTCAATAATTTGAATAAATTgacattttgattttttatttaaaccgttaaaaaaatctatattgtatatgtatatgtgtgtCAATTAAACTATTTATGATATGTTGTTTTTGTAACTTTtttcataatttataaaaaatatcggGTTATATTGCACAAATTCAATAAAAGTGTGATGTTTAGAGTATTTAAAATTAATGGAACGAAATAAAATAGAGCGGTATGGAATgaaatataaactttattttattatgtttcgTTAATAAGGTGAATATATAATTATTGAGTGTGAGACAATGTACCACCACTTAGTGACAAATAGGATGGTGCTCATTCGTGCATTGAGTTAGCTTGTTGATACCATATTAGAATAGAGTAGTATGagtggaaaaaaatattttagatctAGATTTTGGTTATTATATATTTGGGTGATTGAAAAATGTATGACAACCAACTTATATAAAGTTGAGACGTCATATGTAATACCCTAAATTTGATTAAATTGtttaattgtattttattattgttgtttaattatttcggtaatattatgtgtaatatggttttatgaaatttattgggatttattatagttttatttgacttaaataataaaataatagaaaaataaggaaaatagagATATTGTggatagaaattaaaattaaaaagaaattagaGGGTGGGAGTAGAATAAAAAAATTGAGAGCAAAGTGTGGTATTATTAAAAATGATATTAGGTTAAATATATATGGTAAAGTGAATGAACCAAAAGTTTGATACCTAGAAATTGTGCAACTGGGAAAAATAGGCAAGAGTGAGTGAAGGAGAACAAGGTCTTGAGGGAGAAGAAGAAAGCCATAACCAAACTTGTTAGCTACTGGAAATTTAGGTAGGGGGAACTACTCTTATATAGGTGTTAATGCATGAAGGGTAAAGAGGGATCATCACCTTCCTCTAGGTTTTTCCTCCATTACTGTGTTTTAAGAGCTTTGTATATGATTATGAATATTCGATGATAATggtgattctttttttttttgggttaaataagtttttagtccctgtaaatatgacaactttcaattttagtccctgcaaaaattttcttcaaacaatggtcctcgcaatatttttcgtcctatttttagtccctcccgttaaatttaactaacggaggcttacgtggcacgccacgtgtaacgccacgtcaattaaagtcaatattaattaaaaatagatagatTGCAGGGGTTTTAAgccccctttaaataacttaaaaaaccaGAAATTTTCAAGAGCAATTAATCAAACTGTTGGTAGGGAAATCCTTGTTACCCTCATTCTTCACATTATCAAATCTACAGTGAATGTTTGAAATCATGATAAATAAGCTTTCACTGATGTGGAGAGACCTTGAAATCATTAGTCTTCTCTCCATGACATAAAAATGCACACCAAGCAGGAAGCATCACCAGAGCTGCCCTTCAAATTTACACAACAGGAAGCATCACCAGGCAACTCGCAGCCGCACGACACAACTTTGATCGTCCTCCTCGCGAAGTCAGATCGGAACCGCCCCGCTGATCCGTGAATCCACCGGTAATCTTTCCTGTGTATATGCTTGCTTGTATGCTAGTGTTTGATTTGGCTATAATCTATTTTGCCTTGGATGAACATGAAAGATTAATGGAGTTTTGAATCAATTTgaaaaagaatgaagaagaaaatgaatttGTTTTTTAATCAATTTGGAGACTTGAACACTACCAAGATttggaaattaaaaataaaaataatctttAGTTGTTTTCATTACCGTTCCATTATGTGGAGTCACTTTCTCGTCATATGCACAAAATTCCGGCGGCAGTGTCACTACAAAACTAAACCCGTAGCAAAACAACTATCTTATATTACCCTATGAATGATCTATTGTTAGCTAACATGTCAAAATAAGACCAAACTTATATTTAGTGTTGATGACCATTTTTTGTCAACTCTGTGTAGTTGGACACATCCTTTTATTGTTGTTTCATTACTTTAATATGGAATTATTTAGATGTTAAGTGATATATGAGTTAACCATTCTTCTAGGAGGCTGATAGATATGTGTTCAATAACCCTAGATCTAGAAAGCATTAAAAgacaataagataaaatcaacttTTCTTCTTGACATAATATGGCAGCATACAATGTTTAAATAGTAGTAGGGTTTGATCTACTACATGGGCCATGGGCTGAAAaagataaaaacataaaataacaaCTTGATTAAAAATACTAAATGGACCTCCCTCCCTAGTTCATACGAAGTCCTTTAGCCAAACAGCCTTCTTTTTAATTCTATTGGGCCGCTTCTTATCATTACTCCCGGGCCCAACAAGAACCTTGCCCTCAAGGTTCATTGGAAAAGACTCTGATGGATCCAGAATGGTATTTGGGCCGTGAGAAATTGGAAACCCACCCATTCCTCCTTGCAAGTGGGATTTTGGTGGAGAATAGCTGTCCTCGTGGGGAGACAGACCCACGTGCTTGTGGGNNNNNNNNNNNNNNNNNNNNNNNNNNNNNNNNNNNNNNNNNNNNNNNNNNNNNNNNNNNNNNNNNNNNNNNNNNNNNNNNNNNNNNNNNNNNNNNNNNNNAGTAAAAAATGTgagtatttcaaataattataacttatttttatattaaaacataacttaaaaattagTTCAATATTTAttccaattatatattttttagattgcTCCTACAAAAACGACTCTTTAATTTATtacgaaaaaataaatatatgcaatatgttaattgaataattatgagaaatcaatttatttttctctaaatATTATCTATAAAAAAGAATTGATGTCAATatagtaaatattttttaattgtcaTGAAATCATAATAGAAAGTTTTTATAAATGACTATAATGACATTGATTGACAAAATTTGAAGATGTGTGACCACTTCACCACTCGACAAAAAATGTTATATTTATGTGACACAAAAGGTTATAAATTTATAATGGATGAATAATAACGACATTGATGAATATAACATAACtgtcatttaaatattatttctaataattataattatttttattttatcattggtaataaattgaaataactaaaactttatatgtgtataattgtaattgtaaataaattaaaataaataaaatttatgttaatttttattattattaattaataaaaaagggTTTTCTCTAGCCGCCCATGAGAACTCCGTAGAAACCTTCTGCTTCAGCTTTCACGGCGTCACTGGGTCTCGTTTCGGATTGCGGAAGTGGAAGAAGCGTTTGTTTCAACCCCGTTTGTTTCAACCCTCTCTCTATCTGATGGTATTCCCTCTCTCTATCTGATGGTATTCTTGGCGGCAACCACTGAGTGTTTGGTCAATCATAATAGGGGCTGAAGTTAGTTCTTCTTCAAGTACACGAGAGTTTCCCTTttgttttcacaggtttgctttaATTTTTCAAACTTGTTAttattctgaattttttttttttatggtttagtattttttttaatatttaattttattgaagtGTGAATGTTTTGAAATCAGGAGTGAAATCTATTTTCATTGATCCGAATCAAAGGAAGATAATAGTTGTTGGTACTGTGAATCCTATGAAATCTATCCTTAGAGAAGGAAGAAGTACTGGAAAAATCTGAAGCGTCAGAAGGCTGTATGTTATTAACCTTTCAACATCAGGAATTCCCGCAGAGATCACATCACTAAAGTAATATAGATTGTCCTCAATTTCATCTACAGCAGCCGTAATGGTAGCCTTTGAGTCTGGGCCTGGATTTCTGTCTCAGCAaccataatattttattaatattaatattattattattattattattattattattattattattattattattattattattatgtttgtATAATTAAGGTTTGATTCtcatgaattattattattattattattattattattattattattattattattattattattattattattattattattattattattattattattattaggtagtaATATAGATTGTCCTCAATTTCATCTACAGCAGCCGTAATGGTAGCCTTTGAGTCTGGGCCTGGATTTCTATCTCATCaatcataatattattattattattattattattattattattattattattattattattattattattaggtttgtATAATTAAGATTTTATTCTCACGATGACATGTGGTTTCGATTGTTGTAAggatgacatgtggctagggttgtcatcatgacatctttacatttatattaagtagattaagattaagattaagataagATTTATCTGCTGCCTTAGGTGTGATTTCCTTCCATGTATCATTCATCCTTAGAGGCCACGAAATGCTGCTCAAATTGTTCAActtcattaaaaaaatacaacatctattttaatatataaaaatgaattacTACCAAATTGCCTTAATTACCCTAATGACAAACAATAAAACATGGTTTTGCATACCCCTGAGCGTAATTTTACATTTAATCATCATTACATTCCCACACTTTACTTAATGCAAAAGTTATTTATTGGAATATGCAAAAACGTGTACTGCACTCTATAATTTAGCTGCAAGTGGAACAtacatatttatgataaacaaacTTTTCATCATTTCTCCCTATGTCTATATATTTTCGTATCAAGTCTAACCACTGCATGTGTAAACTTTTCCATCTCCCTATTCTCATTTTTCAAACAGCAGTGGAGCGGTAGGGTTTCTCTTCACCTTCACCATTtccattattttttcttcattcaaCCTTACTGATAGAGTTCTGTTTCTTCCACTACTTTTCTCAACAGAATATGAGCAGAAAGTTTTCCCCGATTAAGGATCTCAACGATTCAAAAGAAACATGGAGATTGGCCGTTCGAGTTGTTGATTTTTGGAGTGTTATCAACAGCAAGGGTAAGGAGCATCTGGAGATGGTTCTAATGGACGTATCGGTAATGATCCGTATTCTCTCAACAAGTTTATTAGGTTATTATATTTTTCAGttatgatattgttgttgtttgtcaTCGTCAGGGTGATAGGATACAAGTTTTGATTCGTTCTGACCACACACCAAAATGGAAAGCAAGAATACGCGAAAACATGTCTTGCATAATCAACAATGGAACTGTATATGAAAACGATTTTCAGTGGAAGCTTTGTGATCACGACAAGAAATTTGTGTTTATTGGTGGTACAACTGTTAAGGAAGTTGAAATTCAGAACCTTCCTCccaaaagatttttttttcaaagactTTAATGATATTCTTGGAGGAAATTGTGAGATGAACCGACTTGAAGGTAAATATATTAGGTCATTTGATTTCTTCATACTACAATGTTGTTTATTATTACAGAAGTTGATTTTAACTTTCTCTCTTACTATGTTTTGTAGATATCATTGGTGTGGTTCAAGAAATCAACAATTTTCAATACAACAATTCTGGAAAAAAATCATTTGTTTCACTGAGTCttaaagacttgaagtaaattaTCTCAATTCAAATATTACAACTGTGTTCCATCATTATTATCttattgatattttttatgtttatttctgCAGAGGAGTCATTGTTAACTGCACATTATGGGAGAGCTACGGAACAAAATTTTTGGACTTCTACCACGACGAAAAAAAACAGTGGTGCTATTGTAATAATACTAACTCATGCAATGATAAAGGAATCACAAGGTTTGTATCAATAATCTCCTATTTTTCAAATACTATTCGCAGAGCAATAAATTTGATACTCTATTTTTGGTCTTTTTCAGTCTCAAATGGTTGGAGTGGATCTAAGTTGCTTATTAACGAAGACATTCCAGAGATAACTGAGTATTTATCAAAGTATACACAAATTGTTATATTCTTAAAGTATAATAAGCTCCCTTAAAATTTATCATCATTTACATTCATTTTTGGTTCAATGTTTCAGGTTACCGTCAAATGAGCAGACTGAAAAGCCTTCGCAGTCTTCGAAGGGAATGTCTCTTTGGTCTGGTGCCTCTCAATTCACCCCAGTCGAAAGTTTCGTTTCATAAGGCCAAGTGTATTTCTCTCAGTGAACTTTGCAAGGTGAAACAGGTACATGGTTATAACAAATTTCAAATAGTAAGATCAATATTATTTTATACAGATGATTTTT contains:
- the LOC131607591 gene encoding uncharacterized protein LOC131607591; this encodes MGSFSQVAKACRTMKFFVVQDPVKRLAIKRRMKQRSKMLRMSLKTKKERITKLCTEWALHVMDGVACAWQRGSKIQNIAGVWQDEMLGIRWSGKHQELRGGLRFAVLEDVDFLTDVLGSVGLEINPRMIEISNSVYIGNFFFENEREWMIWTELVEKLKRMG